Proteins encoded in a region of the Saccharothrix ecbatanensis genome:
- a CDS encoding cold shock domain-containing protein: MPQGTVRWFDAERGFGFLAPEDGSPDVFVHASEIVEDGGAKVLREGQAVVFEVGENDRGPQALRVRVTADAATGSAVGLLGTVNWYEPGKGYGFASPDGGGADIFVHSSAIVTGGVVTEGQRVAFLIVEGERGPQAGHVIPLGAGAGSPAAAGISDGADGTVAWYDEDKGFGFINPDSGAGDIFVHAQALAEGLTWLAEGDRVAYEVASGDKGPQARDVHLVRSAEPQAAPQRSAPAAAAGPAARDVPVRGGEGVVARYDGDRGFGFITPDAGGDDLFAHVSMIMGSEPLQKGDRVRYAVRQSDRGPQADRIERL, encoded by the coding sequence ATGCCGCAAGGGACCGTCCGTTGGTTCGACGCCGAACGTGGTTTCGGCTTCCTCGCGCCCGAGGACGGCTCGCCGGACGTGTTCGTGCACGCCTCCGAGATCGTCGAGGACGGCGGCGCGAAAGTGCTCCGCGAGGGTCAGGCCGTGGTGTTCGAGGTCGGCGAGAACGACCGCGGGCCCCAGGCGCTGCGCGTTCGCGTCACCGCCGATGCGGCCACCGGCAGCGCCGTGGGCCTGCTCGGCACCGTCAACTGGTACGAGCCGGGCAAGGGGTACGGCTTCGCGTCGCCGGACGGCGGCGGCGCCGACATCTTCGTGCACAGCTCCGCCATCGTGACCGGCGGCGTGGTCACCGAGGGGCAGCGGGTGGCATTCCTGATCGTCGAAGGCGAGCGCGGCCCGCAGGCCGGGCACGTGATCCCGCTGGGAGCAGGGGCCGGCTCCCCCGCTGCGGCTGGTATCTCGGACGGTGCCGACGGCACGGTGGCCTGGTACGACGAGGACAAGGGCTTCGGCTTCATCAACCCCGACTCCGGCGCCGGGGACATCTTCGTTCACGCCCAGGCCCTGGCCGAGGGGCTGACGTGGCTCGCGGAGGGCGACCGCGTCGCCTACGAGGTGGCTAGTGGAGACAAGGGCCCGCAGGCCCGCGACGTGCACCTGGTCCGGAGCGCCGAGCCCCAGGCGGCGCCGCAGCGGTCGGCACCTGCCGCGGCCGCAGGGCCGGCCGCGCGGGACGTGCCCGTACGAGGCGGCGAGGGCGTCGTCGCGCGCTACGACGGCGACCGCGGCTTCGGCTTCATCACCCCGGACGCAGGCGGCGACGATCTCTTCGCCCACGTGTCCATGATCATGGGGTCGGAGCCGCTGCAGAAGGGTGACCGGGTCCGGTACGCGGTGCGTCAGAGCGACCGGGGCCCGCAGGCCGACCGCATCGAACGCCTCTGA
- a CDS encoding DUF6401 family natural product biosynthesis protein: MSGWWDFPARRFLDRLSDELGIAAVLAPGVLAPGVLAAVDQHGAAVRDILAFGVPAAAVAGVVLLAGYAKGVLDEATAQGWQVPAIVDWANADWTTLRLVAVCHLSRSDEPALEG, encoded by the coding sequence GTGAGCGGTTGGTGGGACTTCCCCGCTCGCCGGTTCTTGGACCGGTTGAGCGACGAACTCGGAATTGCGGCGGTGTTGGCCCCGGGCGTGTTGGCGCCCGGAGTGCTGGCCGCCGTCGACCAGCACGGCGCGGCGGTGCGCGACATCCTCGCGTTCGGCGTGCCCGCGGCGGCGGTGGCGGGGGTGGTGCTGCTCGCCGGGTACGCCAAGGGCGTGCTCGACGAGGCGACGGCACAGGGCTGGCAGGTGCCGGCGATCGTGGACTGGGCGAACGCGGACTGGACGACGTTGAGACTCGTCGCCGTCTGCCACCTCTCGCGCAGCGACGAGCCCGCACTCGAAGGCTAG
- a CDS encoding MaoC family dehydratase, which translates to MRVFADLAEFAATKGEHLGYGEWHEITQAEINLFADATGDHQWIHVDLEKAAAGPFGAPVAHGYLTLSLIPLLVRDIYTVQGLSMGVNYGLNKVRFPSPVVVGSRVRAGAELVEIADVPQGKQAVVRVTLEIENNPKPACVAETVVLLVA; encoded by the coding sequence ATGCGGGTATTCGCTGATTTGGCGGAGTTCGCGGCGACCAAGGGCGAGCACCTCGGTTACGGCGAGTGGCACGAGATCACGCAGGCGGAGATCAACCTGTTCGCCGACGCCACCGGTGACCACCAGTGGATCCACGTGGACTTGGAGAAGGCCGCCGCCGGGCCGTTCGGCGCGCCGGTCGCGCACGGTTACCTGACCCTGTCCCTGATTCCGCTGCTGGTGCGGGACATCTACACGGTGCAGGGGTTGTCCATGGGCGTGAACTACGGGTTGAACAAGGTGCGGTTCCCGAGCCCGGTGGTCGTCGGGTCGCGGGTGCGCGCGGGGGCCGAGCTGGTCGAGATCGCCGACGTGCCGCAGGGCAAGCAGGCGGTGGTGAGGGTGACCCTCGAGATCGAGAACAACCCGAAGCCCGCTTGCGTGGCGGAAACCGTCGTCCTGCTGGTGGCCTGA
- a CDS encoding quinone oxidoreductase family protein — protein sequence MRAIQITEFGGPEVLNEVDLPDPVAGPGELLVDVSRAGLNYADTHQAENSYLSKMELPLVPGGEVVGTAGGRRVVGLTNFGGYAEKAVVPEATAFDVPEGVDDLTALSMVVQGATAWLLLRKSAHLEAGESVVVHAAAGGVGSLAVQLAKKWGAGRVIATASTEDKRQLALDLGADVAVDSTAENMTDVLREANGGRRVDIVLDMTGGAVTDQSIAALAPFGRLAFYGMASREQPTPVEPGRLLVHSTAIAGMWLPHAFRLPGGVVHRAMGELFDLVLAGELRAVPGGEYGLSEVRRAHEDLRARRTTGKLVLDPSR from the coding sequence GTGCGCGCCATCCAGATCACCGAGTTCGGCGGACCGGAAGTCCTCAACGAGGTCGACCTCCCCGACCCCGTCGCGGGTCCCGGCGAACTGCTCGTCGACGTCAGCCGCGCGGGCCTCAACTACGCCGACACACATCAAGCTGAGAACAGCTACCTGTCGAAGATGGAACTTCCGCTGGTGCCCGGCGGCGAGGTCGTCGGCACGGCGGGCGGTCGGCGCGTGGTCGGCCTGACCAACTTCGGCGGTTACGCGGAGAAGGCCGTGGTGCCCGAGGCGACCGCGTTCGACGTGCCGGAAGGCGTGGACGACCTCACCGCGTTGAGCATGGTCGTGCAGGGCGCGACGGCGTGGCTCCTGCTCCGCAAGAGCGCCCACCTGGAGGCGGGGGAGAGCGTCGTCGTGCACGCTGCCGCCGGTGGGGTCGGGTCGCTGGCCGTGCAGCTGGCCAAGAAGTGGGGCGCGGGACGCGTCATTGCCACTGCCAGCACCGAGGACAAGCGTCAACTGGCGCTGGACCTGGGCGCGGACGTCGCGGTCGACTCCACCGCGGAGAACATGACCGACGTGCTGCGTGAGGCCAACGGCGGGCGGCGGGTCGACATCGTGCTGGACATGACCGGCGGCGCCGTCACCGACCAGAGCATCGCCGCGCTCGCGCCGTTCGGGCGGCTCGCGTTCTACGGGATGGCCAGTCGGGAGCAGCCGACGCCGGTCGAGCCCGGCCGGTTGCTGGTGCACTCGACGGCCATCGCGGGCATGTGGCTGCCGCACGCGTTCAGGTTGCCGGGTGGGGTCGTGCACCGGGCCATGGGCGAGCTGTTCGACCTGGTCCTGGCCGGTGAGCTGCGAGCCGTGCCGGGTGGGGAGTACGGGCTGTCGGAGGTGCGCCGGGCGCACGAGGACCTGCGGGCCCGCCGCACCACCGGCAAGCTGGTGCTGGACCCGTCACGCTGA
- a CDS encoding vWA domain-containing protein, which yields MRRPVLLLVAAAVLAGCTSGKPEPTTLTVLASSELADLSSVLADLRRDTGVELKLDYEGTVRASEELAAGVDHDLAWLSTNRYLKLKNVDLPPSATTMLSPLVLGVKAGKAEALRGASWAEVAGRAAAGELRFGMADPRVSGSGMAALIGVATAAAGTGAALRSEDVTCDKLQGFLTGRAFGASGAAEVVDEYVKRQDDVDAVVTYESAVLSLNASGQLREPLEVVYPRDGIVLSDYPLMLLKPDKRAAYDRVVEWLRSPSAQRAIMERTSRRPVDPQVERTEELREPIGTALYFPGKQEVVDALLAAYDRAGEPGRVVFVLDHSTSMAGGRIAGLREAFATLSRAGGFDQFRVGETVVLVRFAGTVKEERSVVVRGAADLEALAGALASAELADDGTAIWSALDHAYRIVGDGTVVLMTDGENNAGMSADDFLAAWPNPPARTYAIRFGEADPVELDRVARATGGRVVDAGSGSLLEAVKEIRGCR from the coding sequence ATGAGGCGGCCCGTCTTACTCCTCGTGGCCGCCGCCGTCCTGGCCGGCTGCACGTCCGGCAAGCCCGAGCCGACCACGTTGACCGTGCTGGCCAGCTCGGAGTTGGCCGATCTCTCGTCCGTGCTCGCCGACCTGCGCCGGGACACCGGGGTGGAGTTGAAGCTCGACTACGAGGGCACGGTCCGGGCCAGCGAGGAGCTGGCGGCGGGAGTCGACCACGACCTCGCGTGGCTGTCCACGAACCGGTACCTGAAGCTGAAGAACGTCGACCTGCCGCCGTCCGCCACGACGATGCTGTCGCCGCTGGTGCTGGGCGTGAAGGCGGGCAAGGCGGAGGCGTTGCGGGGTGCGTCGTGGGCCGAGGTGGCCGGGCGTGCGGCGGCGGGGGAGTTGCGGTTCGGCATGGCCGACCCGCGGGTGTCCGGTAGCGGCATGGCGGCGCTGATCGGCGTGGCGACGGCCGCGGCGGGCACGGGAGCGGCGTTGCGGTCCGAGGACGTCACCTGCGACAAGCTCCAGGGCTTCCTCACCGGACGGGCGTTCGGCGCGTCCGGCGCGGCGGAGGTCGTGGACGAGTACGTGAAGCGGCAGGACGACGTGGACGCCGTGGTGACGTACGAGTCGGCGGTGTTGTCGCTGAACGCGTCCGGTCAGCTGCGCGAGCCGTTGGAGGTCGTGTACCCGCGGGACGGGATCGTGCTGTCGGACTACCCGTTGATGCTGCTCAAGCCGGACAAGCGGGCCGCCTACGACCGGGTGGTGGAGTGGCTGCGCTCGCCGTCCGCCCAGCGGGCGATCATGGAACGCACCTCGCGCCGGCCGGTGGACCCGCAGGTCGAGCGCACGGAGGAGCTGCGTGAGCCGATCGGCACCGCGCTGTACTTCCCGGGCAAGCAGGAGGTGGTGGACGCCCTGCTCGCCGCCTACGACCGCGCGGGCGAACCGGGGCGCGTGGTGTTCGTGCTCGACCACTCGACGTCCATGGCCGGCGGGCGGATCGCGGGGCTGCGGGAGGCGTTCGCGACGTTGAGCCGGGCGGGCGGGTTCGACCAGTTCAGGGTGGGGGAGACGGTCGTGCTCGTGCGGTTCGCGGGGACCGTGAAGGAGGAACGCAGCGTCGTGGTCCGGGGCGCGGCGGACCTGGAAGCGCTTGCCGGCGCGCTGGCGTCGGCCGAACTGGCGGACGACGGCACCGCGATCTGGTCGGCGCTGGACCACGCGTACCGGATCGTCGGCGACGGCACGGTCGTGCTGATGACCGACGGCGAGAACAACGCCGGGATGAGCGCGGACGACTTCCTCGCCGCGTGGCCGAACCCGCCGGCGCGCACGTACGCGATCCGGTTCGGCGAGGCCGACCCGGTGGAGCTGGACCGGGTGGCGCGGGCGACCGGCGGGCGGGTGGTGGACGCCGGTTCGGGGTCGCTGCTGGAGGCGGTGAAGGAGATCCGTGGCTGTCGATAG
- a CDS encoding DUF6319 family protein, translated as MRREENENVQADTLVEQEETVDAEAPAAPVQQEVAPVPQEEPEAKPVKRAKSTAKKTRTVELTLTVTGTADGEWQADLVHGTKRVVQGLSISAAAVSRAAKELHDDIAGGIDEVIEAARTQHRTRMEELEAELAKVKAALAELSD; from the coding sequence ATGCGCAGAGAGGAAAACGAGAACGTGCAGGCGGACACGCTCGTGGAGCAGGAAGAGACGGTGGACGCCGAGGCGCCCGCCGCACCCGTGCAGCAGGAGGTCGCACCCGTGCCGCAGGAAGAGCCCGAGGCCAAGCCCGTGAAGCGGGCCAAGTCGACGGCCAAGAAGACCCGCACGGTCGAGCTCACGCTGACCGTCACCGGGACCGCCGACGGCGAGTGGCAGGCCGACCTGGTGCACGGCACCAAGCGGGTCGTGCAGGGCCTCTCGATCTCGGCCGCGGCCGTGTCGCGGGCGGCCAAGGAGCTGCACGACGACATCGCCGGCGGTATCGACGAGGTCATCGAGGCAGCCCGCACCCAGCACCGCACGCGGATGGAGGAGCTGGAGGCCGAGCTCGCGAAGGTCAAGGCCGCGCTGGCCGAACTGAGCGACTGA
- a CDS encoding SDR family NAD(P)-dependent oxidoreductase — translation MGILDKFRLDGQVAIVTGASSGLGVAFAKGLAEAGADVVLAARRVDRLKETAKLVEGAGRRALIVQADVAQPDDCREVARAAAEFGDVRVLVNNAGVASAVPASRETPEQFLGVMDVNLNGAYWMAQAAAAVMTDGGSIINVSSVLGIISGGLPQAAYSASKAGLLGLTRDLAQQWTGRKGIRVNALAPGYFGSEMTDQYPDGYLESHIARLPMGRVGDPEELAAAVVFLASAAGGYTTGATFVVDGGATIGG, via the coding sequence ATGGGAATCCTGGACAAGTTCCGGCTGGACGGGCAGGTCGCGATCGTCACCGGCGCGTCCTCGGGCCTGGGTGTGGCGTTCGCCAAGGGCCTGGCCGAGGCGGGCGCGGACGTCGTGCTCGCGGCCCGGCGGGTGGACCGGCTGAAGGAGACCGCGAAGCTGGTGGAGGGCGCCGGCCGCCGTGCGCTGATCGTGCAGGCCGACGTGGCGCAGCCGGACGACTGCCGTGAGGTCGCCCGTGCCGCCGCCGAGTTCGGCGACGTCCGCGTGCTGGTGAACAACGCGGGTGTGGCGTCGGCGGTGCCCGCGTCCCGGGAGACGCCCGAGCAGTTCCTCGGCGTCATGGACGTCAACCTCAACGGCGCGTACTGGATGGCGCAGGCGGCGGCGGCCGTGATGACCGACGGCGGGTCGATCATCAACGTGTCCAGCGTGCTCGGCATCATCTCCGGCGGCCTGCCGCAGGCCGCGTACTCCGCGTCGAAGGCCGGTCTGCTCGGGCTGACCCGCGACCTGGCGCAGCAGTGGACCGGTCGCAAGGGCATCCGGGTCAACGCGCTCGCGCCCGGCTACTTCGGCTCCGAGATGACCGACCAGTACCCCGACGGCTACCTCGAATCGCACATCGCACGGCTGCCGATGGGCCGAGTGGGCGATCCGGAAGAGCTTGCGGCAGCAGTGGTGTTCCTCGCTTCGGCGGCAGGCGGCTACACCACCGGTGCGACGTTCGTGGTGGACGGCGGTGCGACGATCGGGGGCTGA
- a CDS encoding SDR family NAD(P)-dependent oxidoreductase encodes MSARGGAVEFSGKVALVTGAANGIGAGVARRLAAAGASVVVADVDDVQGKAVADEVNGVFVHCDVSDPRQSEVAVATAVERFGGLDFAVLNAGIGTGFGLGDDFDAERYRKVMGINLDGVVYGVHAALAALKKRGGGRIVATASMAGLMAMPMDPLYGANKAAVVGLVRGLGPVLAADGVTVNAVCPSFADTAIITGFKATLESAGMPVMSVDDVVDAFVAVLRDGKAGECWFVQAGRPSAPFTFPNPPGPRTATGERVALGRDPLITKEN; translated from the coding sequence ATGTCAGCCAGAGGAGGCGCGGTGGAGTTCTCGGGCAAGGTCGCACTGGTCACCGGAGCCGCGAACGGCATCGGCGCGGGGGTCGCGCGCCGACTCGCCGCCGCCGGCGCGTCCGTCGTCGTCGCCGATGTGGACGACGTCCAGGGCAAAGCCGTGGCCGACGAGGTGAACGGCGTGTTCGTCCACTGCGACGTCAGCGATCCCCGGCAGAGCGAGGTCGCGGTGGCGACAGCCGTGGAGCGGTTCGGCGGGCTGGACTTCGCGGTGCTGAACGCGGGCATCGGCACCGGGTTCGGCCTCGGCGACGACTTCGACGCGGAGCGGTACCGCAAGGTCATGGGGATCAACCTCGACGGCGTCGTGTACGGCGTGCACGCGGCGTTGGCGGCGCTGAAGAAGCGTGGCGGCGGGCGCATCGTGGCCACCGCCAGCATGGCCGGCTTGATGGCGATGCCCATGGACCCCCTGTACGGCGCGAACAAGGCCGCCGTCGTCGGTCTCGTCCGCGGCCTCGGACCGGTGCTCGCGGCCGACGGCGTCACCGTCAACGCCGTGTGCCCGTCCTTCGCCGACACCGCGATCATCACCGGCTTCAAAGCCACCCTGGAATCCGCCGGGATGCCCGTGATGAGCGTGGACGATGTGGTGGACGCGTTCGTCGCCGTGTTGCGGGACGGCAAGGCGGGTGAATGCTGGTTCGTGCAGGCCGGACGTCCCAGCGCGCCGTTCACCTTCCCCAACCCGCCCGGCCCGCGCACCGCCACCGGCGAGCGCGTCGCCCTCGGCCGCGACCCCCTGATCACGAAGGAGAACTGA
- a CDS encoding DinB family protein, whose translation MKTDLHRYLRTAREALLWKLEGLSEYDVRRPLTPTGTNLLGLVKHLAGVEVGYFGETFGRPFAEPLAWLESDEPNVDMWARADESRADIVGLYQRACAHADKTIDELDLDSPGTVPWWPAERGAITLHFVLIHMIAETNRHAGHADIVRELIDGTAGLRPGNDNLAPVDSSWWDDYRARLERVAREADG comes from the coding sequence GTGAAGACTGACCTGCACCGCTACCTCCGCACCGCGCGTGAGGCTCTGCTGTGGAAGCTGGAAGGGCTGTCGGAGTACGACGTGCGCCGACCGTTGACGCCGACGGGGACGAACCTGTTGGGCCTGGTCAAGCACCTCGCGGGGGTCGAGGTCGGGTACTTCGGCGAGACGTTCGGCCGCCCGTTCGCCGAGCCCCTGGCGTGGCTGGAGAGCGACGAGCCGAACGTCGACATGTGGGCGAGGGCGGACGAGTCCCGTGCGGACATCGTCGGCCTCTACCAGCGCGCGTGCGCCCATGCCGACAAGACGATCGACGAGCTGGACCTCGACTCGCCGGGCACGGTCCCGTGGTGGCCGGCCGAGCGCGGGGCGATCACCCTCCACTTCGTCCTGATCCACATGATCGCGGAGACGAACCGCCACGCCGGGCACGCCGACATCGTCCGCGAACTGATCGACGGCACGGCCGGCCTGCGCCCGGGCAACGACAATCTGGCCCCGGTGGACTCGTCCTGGTGGGACGACTACCGCGCCCGGCTGGAACGCGTCGCCCGCGAGGCGGACGGCTGA
- a CDS encoding TetR/AcrR family transcriptional regulator translates to MASVPERLIDAATRLFAAKGFDRVAVQEIVDLAGVTKGAMYHYFGSKDDLLHEIYGSLLRMQTERLDEFASGSAPVAERLHAVAVDVVVTSVENFDQARVYFRSADHLAEDKVREMRAERRRYHERFRSLVEEGQASGVFRTDVPADLTVHYFFGTVHHLGQWYSAEGPLSAKQVGRHFADLFLASLRPGSVEGTS, encoded by the coding sequence ATGGCATCGGTACCGGAACGGCTGATCGACGCCGCGACGCGGTTGTTCGCCGCCAAGGGCTTCGACCGGGTCGCGGTGCAGGAGATCGTGGACCTGGCGGGCGTCACCAAGGGCGCCATGTACCACTACTTCGGGTCCAAGGACGACCTGCTGCACGAGATCTACGGCAGCCTGCTGCGGATGCAGACGGAGCGGCTGGACGAGTTCGCGTCCGGTTCCGCGCCCGTCGCCGAGCGGCTGCACGCGGTGGCGGTCGACGTCGTGGTGACGTCGGTGGAGAACTTCGACCAGGCCCGGGTGTACTTCCGCTCGGCGGACCACCTGGCCGAGGACAAGGTGCGGGAGATGCGCGCGGAACGCCGCCGGTACCACGAGCGGTTCCGGTCGCTTGTGGAGGAAGGGCAGGCGTCGGGGGTGTTCCGGACCGACGTGCCCGCGGACCTGACCGTGCACTACTTCTTCGGCACCGTCCACCACCTCGGCCAGTGGTACAGCGCGGAAGGGCCGTTGTCGGCCAAGCAGGTGGGCCGCCACTTCGCCGACCTGTTCCTGGCGTCCCTGCGTCCCGGTTCCGTGGAAGGCACTTCGTGA
- the fabG gene encoding 3-oxoacyl-ACP reductase FabG, whose translation MAQTDARVAIVTGAARGIGAAVATRLAQDGMAVALLDLDEGSCAEAVEKIKASGGTAIAVGVDVSDSAAVDAAVQRVADELGAPTVLVNNAGILRDNLLFKMTDDDWDAVINVHLRGTFLMSRAVQRFQTAAKWGRIVNLSSTSALGNRGQANYSAAKAGLQGFTKTLAIELGKFNVTVNAIAPGFIATDMTAATAARVGIDFEDFKKGAAAAIPVQRVGTPEDIAHTASFLVSEGAGFVSGQVVYVAGGPKD comes from the coding sequence GTGGCCCAGACGGACGCACGGGTGGCCATCGTCACCGGTGCCGCACGTGGCATCGGCGCCGCCGTAGCCACCCGGCTCGCGCAGGACGGCATGGCCGTCGCGCTGCTCGACCTCGACGAGGGAAGCTGCGCCGAGGCCGTGGAGAAGATCAAGGCGTCCGGCGGGACGGCCATCGCGGTGGGTGTGGACGTCAGTGACAGCGCGGCGGTCGACGCGGCGGTGCAGCGGGTGGCGGACGAGCTCGGCGCGCCGACCGTGCTGGTCAACAACGCGGGGATCCTGCGGGACAACCTGCTGTTCAAGATGACCGACGACGACTGGGACGCGGTGATCAACGTCCACCTGCGCGGCACGTTCCTGATGAGCCGGGCGGTGCAGAGGTTCCAGACGGCGGCGAAGTGGGGCCGCATCGTGAACCTGTCCAGCACGTCGGCGCTGGGCAACCGGGGTCAGGCGAACTACTCGGCCGCCAAGGCTGGGTTGCAGGGGTTCACCAAGACGCTGGCGATCGAGCTGGGCAAGTTCAACGTGACGGTGAACGCGATCGCGCCGGGGTTCATCGCGACCGACATGACGGCGGCGACGGCGGCCCGCGTCGGCATCGACTTCGAGGACTTCAAGAAGGGTGCGGCGGCGGCGATCCCGGTGCAGCGCGTCGGCACGCCCGAGGACATCGCGCACACGGCGTCGTTCCTGGTCAGTGAGGGTGCCGGGTTCGTGTCCGGTCAGGTCGTCTACGTCGCCGGCGGACCGAAGGACTGA